Proteins from one Ahaetulla prasina isolate Xishuangbanna chromosome 2, ASM2864084v1, whole genome shotgun sequence genomic window:
- the BEST2 gene encoding bestrophin-2: MTVTYTARVANARFGGFYKLLSLWRGSIYKLLYKEFLVFSVSYLGLSLTYRYVLKEDQKRIFEKVVIYCNKYANLIPIAFVLGFYVTLVVNRWWSQYTSMPKPDRLMCAISGNVHGVDEKGRLYRRTLMRYCNLSAVLILRSVSIAVFKRFPTMDHVVEAGFMTREERKKFENLNSSYNRYWVPCIWFTNLAAQARKEGRIRDNCALKLLMEELNHFRGNCSMLYHYDWISVPLVYTQVVTIAVYSFFFSCLIGRQFLDPAQGYEGHDLDLWIPVFTLLQFFFYFGWLKVAEQLINPFGEDDDDFETNLLIDRNFQVSMMAVDEMYGDLPLLEKDRYWDASNPRAPYTAATVFLLQQPSFQGSTFDVTLAKEDMQFQPLEEIAEGLEQNRHVPAHLLNRLLSTAPTSGGFGRRLSLLKRKNSCVSEPSTTYSCLCQDMQAIDCTCTPPASQQMRSNSIPFIPEGAGDSGHDTSSPGKEAYSILPESHIVELGELPQSALGQENVTAAPHDPEPLVDTSVNTNVLSWPLLEHDSSDSSFLHNPKDVPSKGVSYPPWLQSPIEEENTP; the protein is encoded by the exons ATGACTGTTACATATACAGCTCGGGTGGCCAATGCCCGCTTTGGGGGATTCTACAAGCTGCTGAGCCTATGGCGTGGGAGCATCTATAAGCTGCTGTACAAGGAGTTCCTGGTTTTCTCGGTTTCCTATTTGGGACTAAGCCTTACGTATCG GTATGTCTTAAAAGAAGATCAGAAACGGATTTTCGAAAAGGTGGTCATTTATTGCAACAAGTATGCCAATCTCATCCCTATCGCCTTTGTTTTGG GCTTCTATGTAACGCTGGTAGTAAACCGCTGGTGGAGTCAGTACACCAGCATGCCAAAGCCAGATCGCTTGATGTGTGCCATCTCTGGAAACGTCCATGGTGTAGATGAGAAGGGACGGCTTTATCGACGGACACTCATGCGCTATTGCAATCTGTCAGCAGTCTTGATCTTGCGCTCAGTCAGCATTGCTGTGTTCAAGCGCTTTCCCACCATGGACCATGTGGTGGAAGCAG GATTCATGACTCGTGAGGAACGCAAGAAATTTGAAAATCTCAACTCTTCCTACAATCGATACTGGGTCCCCTGCATTTGGTTTACCAATTTAGCTGCACAGGCCCGTAAAGAAGGCCGCATACGTGACAACTGTGCTCTCAAGTTGCTCATGGAG GAACTGAATCATTTTCGTGGCAACTGCAGCATGCTTTACCACTATGACTGGATCAGTGTACCATTAGTATACACTCAG GTGGTTACCATAGCTGTATACAGCTTCTTCTTTTCTTGTCTAATTGGAAGGCAGTTCCTCGATCCAGCCCAAGGTTACGAAGGACATGACCTAGACCTGTGGATTCCTGTTTTCACCCTGCTTcagtttttcttctattttggaTGGCTCAAG GTGGCTGAGCAACTCATCAACCCTTTTGGAGAGGATGATGATGACTTTGAAACCAATTTATTGATCGACAGGAACTTCCAG GTCTCCATGATGGCTGTGGATGAAATGTATGGAGATCTGCCTCTCCTGGAGAAGGATAGATATTGGGATGCCTCAAACCCACGAGCCCCCTATACGGCAGCTACAGTTTTTCTGTTGCAACAGCCATCATTCCAAGGCTCCACTTTTGATGTGAC ACTGGCCAAAGAGGATATGcagttccagcctctggaggagaTTGCCGAGGGCCTTGAACAGAACCGCCATGTGCCTGCCCACCTCTTGAACCGACTGCTGTCTACAGCTCCTACCTCAGGAGGCTTTGGACGCCGTCTCTCTCTGCTGAAGCGCAAGAACAGCTGTGTTTCAGAACCATCAACCACCTATAGCTGCCTTTGTCAGGACATGCAGGCCATTGACTGCACCTGCACTCCGCCTGCCAGTCAGCAGATGCGCAGTAACAGCATTCCTTTCATCCCTGAAGGGGCGGGTGACTCTGGCCACGATACCAGCAGTCCAGGAAAGGAAGCATACAGTATTCTTCCCGAGTCTCACATTGTGGAGCTGGGTGAACTTCCTCAGAGCGCTTTGGGCCAGGAGAATGTTACAGCTGCCCCCCATGATCCAGAGCCCCTAGTGGATACATCAGTTAATACAAATGTTTTGTCCTGGCCTCTCCTAGAACATGACTCGTCAGACAGTTCCTTCCTTCACAACCCAAAGGACGtgcccagcaaaggggtcagCTATCCCCCATGGCTGCAGAGCCCCATTGAGGAGGAAAATACGCCATGA